One region of Thiorhodovibrio frisius genomic DNA includes:
- a CDS encoding glycosyltransferase family protein — MFVHLIEERPNPSTDYFVRPALPADGRPIQCHQFGQPLPDPTDLIGATVVLVRYVPPAWARLIERHRARLGELIYFMDDDLFDLAAAKGTPWRYRLKLARLATWRQHWLQRHKARLWVSTPYLQAKYAHWNPERLLPAPLPAPDSAVGGNIRVFYHGSASHQAEIDWLYPVMQTALDAEPRLSFEIIGTAKVNRRYRRLPRTTVVHPMSWPTYQCFLATPGRHIGLAPLLDNPFNRARSCTKFFDITRAGAIGIYAAGSVCDELIQSNQDGLLIPMIAERWVDAILGLAQRS; from the coding sequence ATGTTCGTTCACCTGATCGAAGAACGCCCCAATCCGTCAACGGATTACTTTGTGCGTCCGGCGCTGCCAGCCGACGGGCGGCCCATTCAGTGCCACCAGTTTGGTCAACCTTTGCCCGATCCAACTGACCTGATCGGCGCGACAGTCGTCTTGGTTCGCTATGTTCCACCTGCCTGGGCGCGGCTGATTGAGCGCCATCGCGCGCGCCTCGGCGAACTGATCTATTTCATGGATGACGACCTCTTTGATCTCGCTGCGGCAAAAGGCACCCCCTGGCGCTACCGGCTGAAACTGGCCCGGCTCGCGACCTGGCGTCAGCACTGGTTACAGCGACACAAGGCCAGGCTGTGGGTCTCGACCCCCTACCTGCAAGCCAAATATGCTCACTGGAACCCAGAACGCCTCCTGCCCGCGCCACTGCCTGCGCCTGACTCCGCCGTTGGTGGTAACATTCGCGTTTTCTACCACGGCAGCGCCTCCCATCAGGCTGAGATCGACTGGCTCTATCCGGTGATGCAAACCGCGCTGGACGCCGAACCGCGCCTGAGCTTCGAGATCATTGGCACCGCTAAGGTCAACCGCCGCTACCGTCGCCTGCCACGCACCACCGTCGTTCACCCCATGTCCTGGCCTACTTACCAGTGCTTTCTCGCCACCCCCGGCCGCCACATCGGCTTGGCGCCGTTGCTGGACAATCCGTTTAATCGGGCGCGTTCCTGCACCAAGTTCTTCGACATCACCCGTGCGGGGGCGATTGGCATCTATGCCGCCGGTTCGGTCTGCGACGAGCTGATCCAGTCGAATCAGGATGGCTTGCTGATCCCGATGATTGCTGAGCGGTGGGTTGACGCCATCCTCGGGCTTGCCCAGCGCTCCTGA
- a CDS encoding glycosyltransferase, with translation MKILFKHRLKARQGELLLAGLWLLRALAITHPLRQRYRSVLIHLLKKTQLFDRTWYLDTNPDVQDSGIPPLRHYAAYGDAENRWPLPLFDPGYYRARATGRLPQVNALLHYYHVGRYRLISPSSWFDLRYYLSHNKDIARSQHEPLRHYLNWGGLQGRSPNPQFDGAYYLRTNPEVREARLNPLLHYLHWGRFSERPTRDLHADAAADQPPQAPTPDAWAHLKPVAAEDGATVDVVIPVYRDNELTLRCIRSVLQARTNLAFDLSIIDDASPEPDLSVELEALAAKGLFRYQRQPANRGFVATANAGLALHPDRDVVLLNADTEVYDHWLDRLHAAAYSRPRIASVTPLSNNATICSYPRFLHDTPYPLEISYAHLDALTARVNAGQVCETPTGVGFCLYLRREALSAIGHFDEKTFGRGYGEENDFCQRALRAGWVNLITADTFVRHIGAASFQGEKGRLLNDAMKRVARRYPNYRDQVDSFIRRDPLAQARRRLDRERLAAQARAENVLIVCHNRGGGAERHVSEDTKALQAQGFGVYYLRPDRARATHVRLAQPNCRQLLNLPSLSLAETDDLAEQLRPLRICRIHSHGLIDFTADAAAHILALARALDASLEVDIHDYKVICPRVNLADRHGRYCGEPEAQGCNACLARDGNDFGATNIQAWRALHHQVLQAAERVWVPDEDVAERLKRYYQDVRIEILPHEPLAPTEIKAREPRIENDEPLRIVVIGAIGKLKGYEVLLACARDAQQRRLPLAFHLLGYSIRNEPLTKAGVRITGRYLDEEATTRLQALDPHVAWFPYTWPETYSYTLSLALRGGYPVFAFDLGAIARRLRALQHPGALWPLALADQPQRINQAFTIYRNDRLA, from the coding sequence GTGAAAATCCTCTTTAAACACCGCCTGAAAGCCCGGCAAGGTGAGCTGTTGCTCGCCGGTCTGTGGCTGCTGCGCGCGCTCGCCATCACCCATCCGCTGCGCCAGCGCTATCGCAGTGTGCTGATTCATCTGCTGAAAAAGACCCAACTGTTTGATCGCACCTGGTATCTCGATACCAACCCGGATGTTCAGGACTCCGGCATTCCGCCGCTGCGCCACTACGCCGCCTATGGCGATGCCGAAAACCGCTGGCCGCTGCCGCTGTTTGACCCTGGCTACTATCGCGCCCGCGCCACCGGTCGCCTGCCGCAGGTCAATGCCCTGCTGCATTATTATCATGTTGGGCGCTATCGGCTGATCTCACCGAGTTCCTGGTTCGATCTGCGCTACTATCTCAGTCATAACAAGGATATCGCGCGTTCCCAGCACGAACCACTGCGCCATTATCTCAACTGGGGCGGACTGCAAGGGCGTTCACCCAATCCGCAGTTTGACGGTGCCTATTATCTGCGCACCAATCCTGAGGTCCGCGAGGCGCGGCTCAATCCGCTGCTGCACTACCTGCATTGGGGGCGCTTCAGCGAGCGGCCGACGCGGGATCTGCACGCAGACGCGGCAGCCGATCAGCCGCCGCAAGCACCCACGCCGGATGCCTGGGCGCACCTCAAGCCCGTGGCCGCAGAGGATGGCGCCACTGTTGATGTCGTCATTCCGGTGTATCGCGATAACGAGCTGACCCTGCGTTGCATCCGCTCGGTGCTCCAGGCGCGTACCAACCTGGCCTTCGACCTCAGCATCATCGACGACGCCAGCCCAGAGCCCGACCTCAGCGTGGAGCTCGAAGCGCTCGCCGCCAAAGGACTGTTCCGCTACCAGCGCCAGCCCGCCAATCGCGGCTTTGTCGCCACCGCCAATGCCGGCCTGGCCCTGCATCCTGACCGTGACGTGGTACTGCTCAATGCCGACACCGAGGTCTACGACCACTGGCTCGATCGTCTGCACGCGGCGGCCTATTCCCGCCCGCGCATCGCCTCGGTCACCCCGCTGTCGAACAACGCCACCATTTGCAGCTACCCGCGCTTTCTGCACGACACCCCCTATCCGCTGGAGATCAGCTACGCGCATCTCGACGCGCTGACCGCGCGGGTCAATGCCGGACAGGTCTGCGAAACCCCAACGGGCGTTGGCTTTTGCCTCTATCTGCGCCGCGAGGCCCTGAGCGCTATCGGCCACTTCGACGAAAAAACCTTCGGTCGCGGCTATGGCGAGGAAAACGACTTCTGCCAGCGCGCTCTGCGCGCCGGCTGGGTGAACCTCATCACCGCCGACACCTTCGTGCGCCACATCGGCGCGGCCTCCTTCCAGGGCGAGAAAGGCCGGCTGCTCAATGACGCCATGAAGCGCGTGGCACGCCGCTACCCGAACTATCGTGACCAGGTCGACAGCTTCATCCGCCGCGATCCACTCGCCCAGGCGCGCCGACGGCTCGATAGGGAACGCCTCGCCGCCCAGGCGCGCGCTGAGAATGTGCTCATCGTCTGCCACAACCGCGGCGGCGGCGCCGAGCGCCATGTGAGCGAAGACACCAAGGCGCTGCAAGCGCAAGGCTTCGGGGTCTATTATCTGCGCCCGGATCGCGCCCGAGCGACCCATGTGCGATTGGCCCAGCCCAACTGCCGGCAACTGCTCAACCTGCCCAGCCTATCGCTGGCCGAGACCGACGACCTGGCCGAGCAACTGCGCCCACTGCGCATTTGCCGTATCCACAGCCACGGACTCATCGACTTCACCGCCGATGCCGCCGCCCACATCCTCGCCCTGGCGCGCGCGCTCGATGCCTCGCTGGAAGTCGATATCCATGACTACAAGGTCATCTGCCCGCGGGTCAACCTCGCCGACCGGCATGGCCGTTACTGTGGAGAGCCCGAGGCGCAAGGCTGCAACGCCTGCCTGGCGCGCGACGGCAACGACTTTGGCGCCACCAACATCCAAGCCTGGCGCGCCTTACATCATCAGGTGCTCCAGGCTGCCGAGCGCGTCTGGGTGCCGGATGAAGATGTCGCCGAACGCCTCAAGCGTTACTACCAGGATGTGCGCATTGAGATTCTGCCGCATGAGCCGCTTGCGCCGACAGAGATCAAAGCCCGCGAACCCCGCATTGAGAACGACGAACCCTTGCGCATCGTCGTCATCGGCGCCATCGGCAAGCTCAAGGGCTATGAGGTGCTGCTCGCCTGCGCGCGCGATGCCCAACAGCGCCGGCTACCGCTGGCGTTTCATCTGCTGGGCTACAGCATTCGCAACGAGCCACTCACCAAAGCGGGCGTGCGCATCACCGGCCGCTATCTGGACGAGGAAGCCACAACCCGGTTGCAAGCGCTTGACCCGCATGTGGCCTGGTTCCCTTACACTTGGCCGGAAACCTACAGCTACACCCTCTCGCTCGCTCTGCGTGGCGGCTATCCGGTGTTTGCCTTCGATCTGGGCGCCATTGCGCGCCGCCTGCGCGCGCTCCAACACCCCGGCGCCCTCTGGCCGCTGGCGCTGGCCGATCAACCGCAGCGCATCAATCAAGCGTTTACGATTTATCGGAACGACAGATTAGCCTAG
- a CDS encoding glycosyltransferase family 2 protein, with translation MYKSIRKFLRQKTTWLSEVAGMHRLALRHGRDLTLKQNHLQRVRPNDLLLVAVMKNEAHRLPFFIDYYRTLGIDHFLFVDNDSTDHFNAVVADQPDITTYHTRASYKASNFGMYWANYLLLRHGIGHWCLTCDPDEFIVYPHQESRSLRDLTDYLASIREDAFFTVMVDMYSDQTVNASAYREGDDPLLTCPYFDGTGYSKSYDQRYRNLFVQGGVRRRAFYAHNPAKAPALNKIPLVRWRAHFAYVESMHMAIPRRLNQAASADKTTGALLHFKFISQLQQKVKEEAIAQQHYDNSSEYRKYAQAIEQQRAFHDPSVSVRYDNWQTLARQGLIGLGEW, from the coding sequence GTGTATAAATCAATCCGAAAATTCCTCCGCCAAAAAACCACCTGGCTGTCCGAGGTCGCCGGCATGCACCGCCTGGCTCTGCGCCACGGTCGCGACCTGACCCTCAAGCAGAACCACCTCCAGCGCGTCCGCCCCAACGACCTGCTGCTGGTTGCCGTCATGAAGAACGAGGCCCATCGCCTGCCGTTTTTCATCGACTACTACCGCACACTCGGCATCGACCACTTCCTGTTCGTCGACAACGACTCCACCGATCACTTCAACGCCGTTGTCGCCGATCAGCCCGACATCACCACTTACCACACCCGCGCCAGCTACAAAGCCTCCAATTTCGGCATGTACTGGGCCAATTATCTGCTGCTGCGCCACGGCATCGGCCACTGGTGCCTGACCTGCGACCCGGATGAATTCATCGTCTATCCGCATCAGGAAAGCCGCTCCCTGCGCGACCTGACCGACTACCTCGCCAGCATCCGCGAAGACGCCTTTTTCACCGTCATGGTCGACATGTACAGCGATCAGACCGTCAACGCCAGTGCCTATCGCGAGGGCGACGACCCCTTGCTGACCTGCCCCTATTTCGACGGCACCGGGTATAGCAAATCCTACGATCAACGCTATCGCAATCTGTTCGTCCAGGGTGGCGTGCGCCGCCGCGCTTTCTATGCTCACAATCCCGCGAAAGCCCCAGCACTGAATAAAATCCCCCTGGTACGCTGGCGAGCGCATTTCGCCTATGTCGAATCCATGCACATGGCCATTCCGCGCCGGCTCAATCAAGCCGCCTCGGCCGATAAAACCACCGGCGCCCTGCTGCATTTCAAATTCATCAGCCAGTTGCAACAAAAGGTCAAGGAAGAAGCCATCGCCCAACAGCATTACGACAACTCCTCGGAGTATCGCAAGTACGCCCAAGCCATCGAGCAACAACGCGCCTTCCATGATCCCAGTGTGTCGGTACGCTACGACAACTGGCAGACCCTCGCGCGCCAGGGCCTGATCGGTCTGGGGGAGTGGTAA
- a CDS encoding beta-1,6-N-acetylglucosaminyltransferase, with amino-acid sequence MKLAFVLLAHEPPAQLRPLIDSLLAAGSDVFVHYDASAPHDLNANSREWALERHPGRLFHAKRVKVTWGEWSIVQATLNCLTLARQQGFDCDAMMLLSGSCMPIKPVALLAEHLAEQPLDYIESVDATKVHWVAGGFQEERWVHYHLFNWRTHQWWFDQSIAWQRTLKIRRRLPLGHIPRLGSQWWCLRTATIERLLALLDRHPKLVKFYRRTWVPDELFFQTLVGNLVPAGERSAEILTGYAFNSRGVPRVYYDDDLAELCSEPAYFARKMAPRAEALRQRLQQIATATPEAYRAFLADEDGQLAANLRQRLSLHSITTQQRWFALLSTQENPYDYIKSIPNPMLVIAAADRALGRTLVEPFMNRPDMAVYGYLLDRQALDFGPQHSAVAGYHADSVALAHHHWHLYLGEIAFQAPGKTLVFLVDADETMFEHIKMLRWKKNLTLLLIEQSPSHIDAPAAFPALARHYRQTQQSRCLQAELDTLLTDHFCQILRLRNPGSEQIREALDIVLRTVPCASDADVTASPPALLWQ; translated from the coding sequence ATGAAACTGGCCTTCGTCCTGCTCGCCCACGAACCCCCCGCCCAACTGCGTCCGCTCATCGACAGTCTGCTCGCCGCCGGCTCGGATGTCTTCGTCCACTACGACGCCTCGGCGCCGCACGACCTCAACGCCAACAGCCGCGAGTGGGCACTCGAGCGCCACCCCGGGCGCCTATTCCATGCCAAGCGCGTCAAGGTCACTTGGGGCGAGTGGTCCATCGTCCAGGCCACGCTCAACTGTCTGACGCTCGCCCGCCAGCAAGGCTTCGATTGCGACGCCATGATGCTGCTCTCCGGCTCCTGCATGCCGATCAAACCCGTGGCGCTGCTGGCCGAGCATCTCGCCGAGCAACCCCTAGACTACATCGAGTCGGTGGATGCCACCAAAGTGCATTGGGTCGCTGGCGGCTTTCAGGAAGAGCGCTGGGTGCACTACCACCTGTTCAACTGGCGCACCCATCAATGGTGGTTCGATCAATCCATTGCCTGGCAGCGAACGCTGAAGATCCGCCGCCGCCTGCCCTTGGGCCACATCCCTCGCCTGGGTTCCCAATGGTGGTGCCTGCGCACCGCGACCATTGAGCGCCTGCTCGCCCTGCTCGATCGTCATCCCAAGCTGGTCAAGTTCTACCGGCGCACCTGGGTGCCCGACGAGCTGTTTTTCCAGACCCTGGTCGGTAATCTGGTGCCCGCCGGCGAACGCAGCGCCGAGATCCTGACCGGCTACGCCTTCAACAGTCGCGGCGTCCCGCGCGTCTACTATGACGACGATCTTGCCGAGCTGTGCTCCGAGCCAGCCTATTTCGCACGCAAGATGGCTCCCCGCGCCGAGGCGCTGCGTCAGCGATTGCAACAGATCGCCACCGCCACCCCGGAGGCCTATCGCGCCTTTCTGGCCGATGAAGACGGCCAGCTCGCCGCCAATCTGCGCCAACGCCTCAGCCTGCACAGCATCACCACACAGCAGCGCTGGTTCGCGCTGCTCTCGACCCAGGAAAACCCCTACGACTACATCAAGTCGATTCCCAACCCGATGCTCGTCATCGCCGCAGCGGATCGCGCCTTGGGCCGCACGCTGGTCGAGCCATTCATGAACCGGCCCGACATGGCTGTCTATGGCTACCTGCTCGATCGCCAGGCGCTCGACTTCGGCCCCCAGCACAGCGCTGTCGCTGGTTATCATGCCGACAGCGTTGCCCTGGCGCATCACCACTGGCATCTCTACCTGGGTGAAATCGCCTTCCAGGCGCCGGGGAAAACCCTGGTGTTCCTCGTCGATGCCGACGAGACCATGTTTGAACACATCAAAATGCTGCGATGGAAAAAAAATCTCACCTTATTGTTGATCGAGCAGAGTCCATCGCATATTGATGCTCCGGCAGCATTTCCTGCCCTAGCCCGACACTATCGCCAAACCCAACAGTCAAGGTGCTTGCAGGCTGAGCTTGACACACTACTCACGGACCATTTCTGCCAAATTCTTCGTTTGCGCAACCCCGGTTCGGAACAGATCAGGGAGGCGCTCGATATCGTTCTCCGTACTGTGCCTTGCGCATCCGATGCGGACGTCACCGCCAGCCCGCCGGCACTCCTGTGGCAATGA
- a CDS encoding glycosyltransferase family 2 protein, with product MSQLLRRLRALHPIRGYVERLTPTHVEGWVLHRGGRPIRLSLHLGHRRYPLTPVWSQRLDVAAREGERFAQAGFYCRLDPSLTAAAPSADAQAAIQIRANGRRLPQAPAATAARAERRQHWAALRALNAQLLDQPEAAVFPQACAIERQLGLSATARRDYWRSIIPLLCQQGEGQALASLAELPAWCAAEPTASAWERSLALVPPALRSDQAGLAQALDQLAQQPAQGWLNTECLRFAIGRLLVTDPAKPADPSRLAALQQAFLELLAGIGTDAFSRLYDLGLIDSLILLLRATQDAPPAQREALITAAIHCYGLCPSFWERLDRAWVAHPAALDAPLQAAQAQWQALHAAWCAPEPSPAQRLHALSAPLQAFARWGAADSIAFLHHLLGPLHSAPTPVPPEAEPLLALLDQLSPAEHERRRGWHQGATLWPPGVPTQAAHRIERLSAPQRLADLADAPLVVIAVLRNEATLLPHFLAHYRQLGIHRFIIIDNGSDDGSRETLLVQPDVLLYHAPGEYRHAQYGVAWQQAALGNLCAGQWTLLVDADEFLVYPGYPERPLTRLLSALDDQGRDAALTPLIDRYPQGDLADADFSRQAPMRAAPCHDRQPLLRWRLGSGNYSNAETQLSALRHRLLPEAAPNAFTAQKYALVRYRPWMRYAQGLHDVANARVGDLGLRLLHFKYHAGFRERVRVEIERGQHFDGAREYQGYWGMERGGFWDSEKSVEGCRLPLAAQKNK from the coding sequence ATGAGCCAACTCCTTCGCCGCCTGCGCGCCCTCCACCCCATCCGGGGCTATGTCGAGCGCCTCACCCCCACCCATGTCGAGGGCTGGGTGCTGCATCGGGGCGGGCGTCCCATTCGTCTTAGTCTGCACCTTGGGCATCGGCGCTACCCGCTTACCCCGGTATGGTCGCAGCGCTTGGATGTCGCCGCCCGCGAGGGCGAGCGCTTTGCGCAGGCTGGCTTCTACTGCCGGCTCGATCCCTCGCTGACCGCCGCCGCGCCCTCGGCCGACGCCCAAGCGGCCATCCAGATCCGCGCCAACGGTCGCCGTCTGCCCCAAGCGCCCGCCGCCACGGCGGCCCGCGCCGAGCGCCGGCAGCACTGGGCCGCCCTGCGTGCGCTCAACGCTCAGTTACTCGACCAGCCCGAGGCGGCGGTCTTCCCTCAAGCCTGCGCCATCGAGCGCCAGCTCGGCCTCAGCGCCACGGCCCGCCGCGACTACTGGCGCTCGATCATCCCCCTGCTGTGCCAGCAGGGCGAGGGCCAAGCACTCGCCAGCCTGGCCGAGCTACCGGCCTGGTGCGCCGCCGAGCCAACCGCCAGCGCCTGGGAGCGCTCGCTCGCCCTGGTGCCGCCGGCCCTGCGGAGCGACCAGGCCGGTCTTGCTCAAGCCCTGGACCAGCTGGCGCAACAGCCCGCGCAGGGCTGGCTCAATACCGAATGCCTCCGCTTCGCCATCGGCCGCCTGCTCGTCACCGACCCAGCCAAGCCCGCCGACCCAAGCCGTCTGGCCGCGCTGCAACAGGCCTTCCTCGAGCTGCTCGCCGGCATCGGCACCGACGCCTTTTCGCGTCTGTACGACCTGGGCCTGATCGACAGCCTGATCCTCCTGCTGCGCGCCACCCAGGACGCGCCTCCGGCGCAGCGCGAGGCGCTGATCACGGCCGCCATCCACTGCTACGGCCTCTGCCCCAGCTTCTGGGAACGCCTCGACCGCGCCTGGGTCGCGCACCCGGCCGCCTTGGACGCGCCGCTGCAAGCCGCTCAGGCGCAATGGCAGGCGCTGCATGCGGCCTGGTGCGCGCCAGAGCCATCGCCCGCGCAACGCCTGCACGCCCTCAGTGCACCGCTGCAGGCCTTTGCCCGCTGGGGGGCGGCGGACAGCATCGCCTTTCTGCATCACCTGCTTGGCCCGCTGCACAGCGCGCCCACGCCGGTGCCGCCCGAGGCCGAGCCGCTGCTCGCCTTGCTCGACCAACTCAGCCCCGCCGAGCACGAGCGTCGGCGCGGCTGGCACCAGGGCGCCACCCTCTGGCCCCCTGGCGTGCCGACCCAGGCCGCGCACCGCATCGAGCGCCTGAGTGCGCCGCAGCGCCTCGCTGACCTAGCCGATGCGCCGCTGGTGGTCATCGCCGTCCTGCGTAACGAAGCGACCCTGCTGCCGCATTTTCTCGCCCACTATCGACAACTGGGCATTCACCGCTTTATCATCATCGACAATGGTTCTGACGACGGCAGCCGCGAAACCCTGCTTGTGCAGCCTGATGTCCTGCTCTACCACGCCCCAGGCGAGTATCGGCACGCCCAGTATGGCGTCGCGTGGCAACAAGCGGCTTTAGGCAATCTCTGTGCGGGGCAATGGACGTTACTTGTGGATGCGGATGAATTCCTGGTCTACCCAGGCTACCCCGAGCGACCGCTGACCCGCCTGCTGTCCGCGCTCGATGACCAAGGCCGGGATGCGGCGCTCACCCCTCTCATCGATAGGTACCCCCAGGGCGATCTCGCCGACGCTGACTTCAGTCGCCAAGCGCCGATGCGGGCCGCGCCCTGTCATGATCGCCAGCCCCTGCTGCGCTGGCGCCTCGGTAGCGGGAATTACAGCAATGCCGAAACCCAGCTCAGTGCTTTGCGTCATCGGCTCCTGCCGGAGGCGGCTCCCAATGCCTTTACGGCCCAAAAATACGCGCTGGTGCGTTATCGGCCCTGGATGCGCTATGCGCAGGGGTTGCATGATGTGGCCAATGCGCGGGTGGGGGATCTGGGGTTGCGCTTGTTGCACTTTAAGTACCATGCCGGCTTTCGCGAGCGGGTGCGGGTTGAGATCGAGCGCGGGCAGCATTTTGATGGGGCGCGGGAGTATCAGGGGTATTGGGGGATGGAGCGGGGAGGGTTTTGGGATTCTGAGAAGAGCGTTGAAGGCTGCCGGCTGCCACTAGCAGCTCAAAAAAACAAATGA
- a CDS encoding class I SAM-dependent methyltransferase, whose product MNIIKKLSAKSWRSEFFNYNHTLVKNPTMLTVEECRMLAYLTANIYNGGEIVELGSFLGGSTAHLASGLSLKKIPSSSPLIKSYDFFEMQEKDKTKYTEKYDLISFDGTNTLEIVKEMLGSHASYVEFFKGDILDSAYEKKQISILFNDAAKSYELNEHIINTFFPKLEPGSVLIQQDYLHYTNPWVIASMELMEEYFHLVSWTEYNSVLFVCKKNIPTNPIKNFETIRTSMEFLLAQAIQKFTDVRQREAIAKSILGFRQNTNVEKSWAFNCAFDAKAVKELIA is encoded by the coding sequence ATGAATATAATTAAGAAACTAAGCGCTAAAAGCTGGCGATCAGAATTTTTTAACTACAACCATACGCTTGTCAAGAATCCCACGATGCTCACTGTGGAAGAGTGCAGGATGCTGGCCTATTTGACAGCTAATATCTACAACGGGGGCGAAATCGTAGAGCTTGGGTCTTTCCTAGGTGGCTCTACTGCGCATCTCGCCTCTGGTTTGAGTTTAAAAAAAATTCCATCTTCTTCACCATTGATTAAAAGCTATGACTTTTTTGAAATGCAGGAGAAGGACAAAACTAAATACACAGAAAAATATGATTTAATTTCTTTTGATGGGACAAACACTTTAGAAATTGTCAAAGAAATGCTTGGTTCGCATGCATCATATGTCGAATTTTTCAAAGGCGATATATTGGATTCCGCCTATGAGAAAAAGCAAATTTCAATATTATTCAACGACGCAGCAAAAAGTTATGAACTCAATGAGCATATCATTAATACATTTTTCCCTAAACTGGAGCCGGGTTCTGTCTTGATACAACAAGATTATTTGCATTATACAAACCCCTGGGTCATTGCGAGCATGGAGCTAATGGAGGAATATTTTCATTTAGTATCCTGGACTGAGTATAATTCAGTTCTTTTTGTGTGCAAAAAAAATATTCCAACCAACCCTATTAAAAATTTTGAAACGATACGGACAAGCATGGAGTTTTTATTAGCTCAAGCGATACAGAAGTTTACTGATGTACGTCAGCGAGAAGCGATAGCGAAGTCAATATTAGGCTTTCGGCAAAACACTAATGTTGAAAAAAGTTGGGCGTTTAATTGTGCCTTCGATGCTAAAGCAGTTAAAGAACTGATAGCATGA
- a CDS encoding sulfotransferase domain-containing protein, whose translation MQVAIQLHELLRRKQRHAARLVHAFESNQVALASSDEISDEMDINMSNLPHFLCIGAQKAGTSWLYKQLKQHPEIWMPPVKELHYFDHLFCKGNRSWTTGHIRRAVFGSLKWHVNHGIEPDFDYIRYLSGLASGEMFTEQWYRTAFDRPGAKGKVIGDITPEYCTLPLDGVHYVKQLLGDNVRIIYIIRDPYERALSQLRMNVERRGIGESSSIDEWLAAADFDAIENRGNYAEYIPRWKSVFASGQVKIMPFDLIKADPCHFLRELERFLELEISHEYDSAKEPVHQTKKYKIPSVISEKIRELASSQEKFYSDLQC comes from the coding sequence TTGCAGGTAGCTATCCAGCTTCACGAGTTGCTCAGGCGCAAGCAACGTCACGCTGCCCGTTTAGTTCATGCGTTTGAGAGCAATCAGGTTGCGCTAGCCTCTTCAGACGAAATCTCAGATGAAATGGATATAAACATGTCAAATTTACCACATTTCCTTTGTATCGGCGCGCAAAAAGCAGGTACTAGCTGGCTTTATAAGCAACTTAAGCAACATCCTGAAATCTGGATGCCGCCAGTGAAAGAGTTACACTACTTTGACCACCTGTTCTGCAAAGGAAATCGCTCTTGGACAACTGGCCACATTCGTAGGGCTGTGTTTGGGTCGTTGAAATGGCATGTTAACCATGGAATAGAGCCGGATTTCGATTACATTCGATACCTATCTGGCTTGGCGTCAGGGGAGATGTTTACTGAACAATGGTATCGCACTGCCTTTGATCGACCGGGCGCTAAAGGTAAAGTGATCGGGGACATAACCCCGGAATATTGCACACTCCCACTAGATGGTGTTCATTATGTTAAGCAGCTGCTTGGCGATAATGTGCGAATTATTTATATAATTCGCGATCCATATGAGCGGGCGTTATCGCAACTGCGAATGAATGTCGAACGACGTGGTATCGGAGAGTCAAGCTCAATTGATGAATGGTTGGCGGCGGCTGATTTTGACGCAATTGAAAATAGAGGAAATTATGCGGAATATATACCGCGATGGAAGAGTGTTTTTGCAAGTGGTCAAGTTAAAATCATGCCATTCGATTTAATTAAGGCAGACCCATGCCATTTTCTGAGAGAGCTGGAAAGATTTTTAGAGCTTGAGATTTCACATGAGTATGACTCTGCTAAAGAGCCAGTACATCAGACAAAAAAATATAAAATCCCCAGTGTGATATCTGAGAAAATCAGAGAACTCGCTTCAAGCCAAGAAAAATTTTATTCGGATTTGCAGTGCTAA